The Tepidanaerobacter syntrophicus genome includes the window GTATAGCAATACGCGTTGCTTTCACAAAGAACGGAAAGGTATTTGTGCGTTCGGGTGCCGGCATAGTAGCTGACAGCATACCTGAAAACGAATACCAAGAATGTATAAACAAATCTCAGGCGGTTGTGGAAGCGCTAAAAATTGCTCAAGGAGGAATGAATATATGATATTAGTAATTGATAACTATGACAGTTTTTCTTACAACCTTTACCAATTGGCAGGAATGTTAGATTGCGATGCTAAAATTTTCCATAATAATGAAATAACAATTGAAGATATAAAAAAACTTAACCCGAGCCACATTATAATTTCCTCAGGGCCCGGGTATCCTGAAAGTGCAGGCATATGTATGGATGCGGTAAGGGAACTTGAAGAAACAACACCCATACTTGGAGTTGGGTTAGGCCATCAAGTGATTTGTAAAGCATATGGAGCAGATATTATCCGAGCAAAAAAATTTATGCATGGCAAGCAATGCGAAGTAATTATAGACAACGAGAATCCTCTATTTTTTGGTATGCCAAGTCGAATTAAAGTCGCTCGCTATAACTCCCTTAAAGTTTTGGAAGATAATTTTCCCTGCTGCCTGGAAATAATAGCGAAAACAAATGAAGAAGAAATTATGGCAATAAAACACCGCGACTACCCAATTTTTGGCCTGCAGTTTCACCCTGAATCAATTTTAACTCCGGATGGTCTGCAAATAATTAAAAACTTTGTAAATATATTGAAAGGAGCATTATTATGATAAAAGAAGCAACGGCAAAACTTATTGAGAATAGAAATTTAACCTATGAAGAAGCTGCGGCCGTTATGGACGAAATCATGAGCGGTAAAAGTTCAAACGTGCAGATCGCAGCCTTCCTTACAGCGCTTTCAGCTAAAGGAGAGACGATAGAGGAAATTACGGCATGTGCTGCCGGCATGCGTAACTATGCTGTGCCGGTCACCCACAATTTTGATCTGCTGGATATCGTAGGAACAGGCGGAGATAAATCAAATTCATTTAATATTTCAACAACCGCCTCTGTTGTTATAGCGTCAGGGGGCGTAAAGGTTGCAAAGCACGGCAATCGCGCTGCATCTTCAAAAAGCGGGGCAGCAGATTGCTTAGAAGCCTTAGGTGTAAACATCAATCTTTCTGCACAAAAATGTATAAAACTCTTAGCAGAGATTGGAATATGCTTCTTTTTTGCTCAAAATTATCACACTTCCATGAAATATGTGGGACCTGTGCGAAAAGAACTTGGAATCCGAAGCATTTTTAATATTTTAGGCCCTTTAACAAATCCGAGCTTGGCTAATATGGAAGTGCTTGGCGTATATACCGAATCATTAGTAGAGCCATTAGCACATGTTCTTTCAAATCTTGGTGTAAAACGTGGCATGGTAGTGTATGGGCAAGACGGGCTCGATGAGATTTCCAGTTCATCGCCTACAACTATATGTGAATTTACAGAAAATCATTTTAAAAAATATGTTATTATGCCGGAGGATTTTGGCTTTAAACGCTCAGAAAAGAAAGAGCTAATCGGTGGAACACCTGCAGAAAATGCTAAAATAACACTGGATATTTTAAATGGCACAGAGGGGCCAAAATATCAGGCAACAATTTTAAATGCCGGTGCAGGTCTTTATATAGCGGGAAAAGCAAAAAATCACACGGAAGGCGTAAGACTTGCCGAAGAACTAATAAAAAGCGGAAAAGCAAAAGAAAAGCTTGTTCAATTTATTAGAGAGTCAAATAAGCAAGAGACAGCAGTATGATTTTAGACGAACTTGCAGCATATGCCAGAACGAGAGTTGAAAATGCAAAAAAGGAAATCAGCCTCCAGCATATTCGTGAACAAGCACTGAGCTTGCCCAAAGGAAATTTTTGTTTTAAAAGGGCTTTAGAAAACCCCGATATGTCTTTTATATGTGAGATAAAAAAGGCTTCTCCATCTAAAGGACTTATCTCAATGGATTTTCCATATATTGAAATTGCAAAAGAATACGAGACGGCAGGCACGGATTGTATTTCTTGTCTTACCGAACCAAAATGGTTTAT containing:
- a CDS encoding anthranilate synthase component II; protein product: MILVIDNYDSFSYNLYQLAGMLDCDAKIFHNNEITIEDIKKLNPSHIIISSGPGYPESAGICMDAVRELEETTPILGVGLGHQVICKAYGADIIRAKKFMHGKQCEVIIDNENPLFFGMPSRIKVARYNSLKVLEDNFPCCLEIIAKTNEEEIMAIKHRDYPIFGLQFHPESILTPDGLQIIKNFVNILKGALL
- the trpD gene encoding anthranilate phosphoribosyltransferase, with the translated sequence MIKEATAKLIENRNLTYEEAAAVMDEIMSGKSSNVQIAAFLTALSAKGETIEEITACAAGMRNYAVPVTHNFDLLDIVGTGGDKSNSFNISTTASVVIASGGVKVAKHGNRAASSKSGAADCLEALGVNINLSAQKCIKLLAEIGICFFFAQNYHTSMKYVGPVRKELGIRSIFNILGPLTNPSLANMEVLGVYTESLVEPLAHVLSNLGVKRGMVVYGQDGLDEISSSSPTTICEFTENHFKKYVIMPEDFGFKRSEKKELIGGTPAENAKITLDILNGTEGPKYQATILNAGAGLYIAGKAKNHTEGVRLAEELIKSGKAKEKLVQFIRESNKQETAV